The Oreochromis niloticus isolate F11D_XX linkage group LG13, O_niloticus_UMD_NMBU, whole genome shotgun sequence genome has a window encoding:
- the LOC106098739 gene encoding uncharacterized protein LOC106098739 isoform X2, with translation MAAHLIMFLLFSVLKGVHSITTVSQVSVKAGQSISIPCLYDSQYENYLKYLCKGYYYRECKYAVKTNQPDQSGKYSISDDKKQRIFTVTIKNLNADQDSHYWCAVEIPGIWEDVRVYFHLSVISGSPSFYVDHQDITGFNGGNITIKFYTTQTGKIKWCKLGSKCVTQPTGSIDGTRVSINESVHSVFTVTMSRVTTKSSGWYLCYKGDLQVPVHLTVNETFTPNKTSTKDQDEQPSGSLTALIISLTLLIFFVTVSLVIWFVLKRSKWTKRESSGTALV, from the exons ATGGCTGCTCATCTCATCATGTTTCTCCTCTTCAGTGTACTTAAAG GAGTTCACAGCATAACTACAGTCAGTCAAGTATCAGTGAAAGCTGGACAATCTATCTCCATCCCATGTCTCTATGACTCCCAGTATGAAAATTATCTCAAATATCTGTGTAAAGGATACTATTATCGAGAATGCAaatatgcagtaaaaacaaaccAGCCAGACCAGTCAGGAAAATATTCAATCTctgatgacaaaaaacaaagaatcttCACTGTGACTATTAAAAATTTAAACGCAGATCAGGACAGTCATTACTGGTGTGCTGTGGAGATTCCTGGGATATGGGAAGATGTGAGAGTCTATTTTCATCTGTCTGTCATCAGCG GTTCACCCAGTTTCTATGTGGATCATCAGGATATTACAGGGTTTAATGGAGGAAATATCACCATCAAGTTTTACACTACACAAACTGGGAAAATAAAGTGGTGCAAGTTGGGCAGCAAGTGTGTAACACAGCCAACTGGATCAATAGATGGAACAAGAGTGAGCATTAATGAAAGTGTTCACAGTGTTTTCACTGTCACCATGAGTCGAGTGACCACAAAGAGCAGCGGCTGGTACTTATGTTATAAAGGAGACCTCCAGGTGCCAGTGCATTTAACTGTGAATGAAACTTTCACACCCA ATAAAACAAGTACTAAAGATCAGGATGAACAACCAAG TGGTTCCCTAACAGCTCTCATTATCTCTTTGACTTtgttgatcttctttgtaacaGTGAGCTTGGTCATTTGGTTTGTGCTCAAAAGATCCA AATGGACCAAAAGAGAATCATCAGGCACGGCACTGGTATGA
- the LOC106098739 gene encoding uncharacterized protein LOC106098739 isoform X3 produces the protein MTPNQDSHYWCAVEIPGIWEDVRVYFHLSVISGSPSFYVDHQDITGFNGGNITIKFYTTQTGKIKWCKLGSKCVTQPTGSIDGTRVSINESVHSVFTVTMSRVTTKSSGWYLCYKGDLQVPVHLTVNETFTPNKTSTKDQDEQPSGSLTALIISLTLLIFFVTVSLVIWFVLKRSKWTKRESSGTALSVTAKCDEDVTYSSVFTVTQQTTQRTERGAEDVTYSTLADYQAQST, from the exons ATGACTCCCA ATCAGGACAGTCATTACTGGTGTGCTGTGGAGATTCCTGGGATATGGGAAGATGTGAGAGTCTATTTTCATCTGTCTGTCATCAGCG GTTCACCCAGTTTCTATGTGGATCATCAGGATATTACAGGGTTTAATGGAGGAAATATCACCATCAAGTTTTACACTACACAAACTGGGAAAATAAAGTGGTGCAAGTTGGGCAGCAAGTGTGTAACACAGCCAACTGGATCAATAGATGGAACAAGAGTGAGCATTAATGAAAGTGTTCACAGTGTTTTCACTGTCACCATGAGTCGAGTGACCACAAAGAGCAGCGGCTGGTACTTATGTTATAAAGGAGACCTCCAGGTGCCAGTGCATTTAACTGTGAATGAAACTTTCACACCCA ATAAAACAAGTACTAAAGATCAGGATGAACAACCAAG TGGTTCCCTAACAGCTCTCATTATCTCTTTGACTTtgttgatcttctttgtaacaGTGAGCTTGGTCATTTGGTTTGTGCTCAAAAGATCCA AATGGACCAAAAGAGAATCATCAGGCACGGCACTG agTGTCACTGCTAAATGCGATGAGGATGTGACATACAGCTCTGTGTTTACTGTAACTCAACAAACCACACAAAGG ACTGAAAGAGGAGCAGAAGATGTTACATACAGCACTTTGGCTGACTACCAAGCTCAGAGCACCTAA
- the LOC106098739 gene encoding uncharacterized protein LOC106098739 isoform X1: MAAHLIMFLLFSVLKGVHSITTVSQVSVKAGQSISIPCLYDSQYENYLKYLCKGYYYRECKYAVKTNQPDQSGKYSISDDKKQRIFTVTIKNLNADQDSHYWCAVEIPGIWEDVRVYFHLSVISGSPSFYVDHQDITGFNGGNITIKFYTTQTGKIKWCKLGSKCVTQPTGSIDGTRVSINESVHSVFTVTMSRVTTKSSGWYLCYKGDLQVPVHLTVNETFTPNKTSTKDQDEQPSGSLTALIISLTLLIFFVTVSLVIWFVLKRSKWTKRESSGTALSVTAKCDEDVTYSSVFTVTQQTTQRTERGAEDVTYSTLADYQAQST; the protein is encoded by the exons ATGGCTGCTCATCTCATCATGTTTCTCCTCTTCAGTGTACTTAAAG GAGTTCACAGCATAACTACAGTCAGTCAAGTATCAGTGAAAGCTGGACAATCTATCTCCATCCCATGTCTCTATGACTCCCAGTATGAAAATTATCTCAAATATCTGTGTAAAGGATACTATTATCGAGAATGCAaatatgcagtaaaaacaaaccAGCCAGACCAGTCAGGAAAATATTCAATCTctgatgacaaaaaacaaagaatcttCACTGTGACTATTAAAAATTTAAACGCAGATCAGGACAGTCATTACTGGTGTGCTGTGGAGATTCCTGGGATATGGGAAGATGTGAGAGTCTATTTTCATCTGTCTGTCATCAGCG GTTCACCCAGTTTCTATGTGGATCATCAGGATATTACAGGGTTTAATGGAGGAAATATCACCATCAAGTTTTACACTACACAAACTGGGAAAATAAAGTGGTGCAAGTTGGGCAGCAAGTGTGTAACACAGCCAACTGGATCAATAGATGGAACAAGAGTGAGCATTAATGAAAGTGTTCACAGTGTTTTCACTGTCACCATGAGTCGAGTGACCACAAAGAGCAGCGGCTGGTACTTATGTTATAAAGGAGACCTCCAGGTGCCAGTGCATTTAACTGTGAATGAAACTTTCACACCCA ATAAAACAAGTACTAAAGATCAGGATGAACAACCAAG TGGTTCCCTAACAGCTCTCATTATCTCTTTGACTTtgttgatcttctttgtaacaGTGAGCTTGGTCATTTGGTTTGTGCTCAAAAGATCCA AATGGACCAAAAGAGAATCATCAGGCACGGCACTG agTGTCACTGCTAAATGCGATGAGGATGTGACATACAGCTCTGTGTTTACTGTAACTCAACAAACCACACAAAGG ACTGAAAGAGGAGCAGAAGATGTTACATACAGCACTTTGGCTGACTACCAAGCTCAGAGCACCTAA